A region of Mustela lutreola isolate mMusLut2 chromosome 17, mMusLut2.pri, whole genome shotgun sequence DNA encodes the following proteins:
- the BCL7B gene encoding B-cell CLL/lymphoma 7 protein family member B isoform X1, with amino-acid sequence MSGRSVRAETRSRAKDDIKKVMAAIEKVRKWEKKWVTVGDTSLRIFKWVPVTDSKEVVLHSWKLLEFLPCLCSPRTSKEKSKSNSSAAREPNGFPSDASANSSLLLEFQDENSNQSSVSDVYQLKVDSSTNSSPSPQQSESLSPAHTSDFRTDDSQPPTLGQEILEEPSLPASEVADEPPTLTKEEPVPLETQVAEEEEDSGAPPLKRFCGDQPAAPQTASES; translated from the exons ATGTCGGGCCGGTCGGTCCGGGCCGAGACCCGCAGTCGGGCCAAGGACGACATCAAGAAGGTGATGGCGGCCATCGAGAAAGTGCGGAAATG GGAGAAAAAGTGGGTGACCGTGGGTGACACGTCCCTTAGGATATTTAAATGGGTTCCTGTGACAGACAGCAAGGAG GTGgtcttgcattcctggaaacttctGGAATTTCTTCCCTGTCTTTGCTCTCCCAGGACTTCT aaagaaaagtcaaaatcGAACAGTTCAGCAGCCCGGGAACCTAATGGCTTTCCCTCTGATGCCTCAGCcaattcctctcttcttcttgaaTTCCAGG ATGAAAACAGCAACCAGAGTTCGGTGTCCGATGTCTATCAACTCAAGGTGGATAGCAGCACCAACTcgagccccagcccccagcagagtGAGTCCCTGAGCCCAGCACACACGTCTGACTTCCGCACAGACGACTCCCAGCCCCCGACGCTGGGCCAGGAGATCCTCGAGG agccctccctgcctgcctcagaAGTCGCTGATGAACCTCCCACCCTCACGAAGGAAGAACCAGTTCCACTAGAAACACAG GTTGCCGAGGAAGAGGAAGACTCCGGTGCCCCGCCCCTGAAACGCTTCTGCGGGGACCAGCCCGCAGCGCCGCAGACAGCATCAGAAAGCTAG
- the BCL7B gene encoding B-cell CLL/lymphoma 7 protein family member B isoform X2, which translates to MSGRSVRAETRSRAKDDIKKVMAAIEKVRKWEKKWVTVGDTSLRIFKWVPVTDSKEKEKSKSNSSAAREPNGFPSDASANSSLLLEFQDENSNQSSVSDVYQLKVDSSTNSSPSPQQSESLSPAHTSDFRTDDSQPPTLGQEILEEPSLPASEVADEPPTLTKEEPVPLETQVAEEEEDSGAPPLKRFCGDQPAAPQTASES; encoded by the exons ATGTCGGGCCGGTCGGTCCGGGCCGAGACCCGCAGTCGGGCCAAGGACGACATCAAGAAGGTGATGGCGGCCATCGAGAAAGTGCGGAAATG GGAGAAAAAGTGGGTGACCGTGGGTGACACGTCCCTTAGGATATTTAAATGGGTTCCTGTGACAGACAGCAAGGAG aaagaaaagtcaaaatcGAACAGTTCAGCAGCCCGGGAACCTAATGGCTTTCCCTCTGATGCCTCAGCcaattcctctcttcttcttgaaTTCCAGG ATGAAAACAGCAACCAGAGTTCGGTGTCCGATGTCTATCAACTCAAGGTGGATAGCAGCACCAACTcgagccccagcccccagcagagtGAGTCCCTGAGCCCAGCACACACGTCTGACTTCCGCACAGACGACTCCCAGCCCCCGACGCTGGGCCAGGAGATCCTCGAGG agccctccctgcctgcctcagaAGTCGCTGATGAACCTCCCACCCTCACGAAGGAAGAACCAGTTCCACTAGAAACACAG GTTGCCGAGGAAGAGGAAGACTCCGGTGCCCCGCCCCTGAAACGCTTCTGCGGGGACCAGCCCGCAGCGCCGCAGACAGCATCAGAAAGCTAG